The following are from one region of the Pseudomonadota bacterium genome:
- the cobT gene encoding nicotinate-nucleotide--dimethylbenzimidazole phosphoribosyltransferase, protein MRAAVLPVVHDLDDALRGRIDTKTKPLGSLGRLEGLAFQIGRVLGTLTPTLRKPTMLVCAGDHGAAREGVSAYPPEVTWQMVENFLAGGAAINVFARRAGLDVVVIDAGVDHEFGERTGLIDAKVAAGTASWTRGPAMTHEQCETAVANGARIARERLDAGCNVMGFGEMGIGNTASATLITCVLCGVAPEVATGRGTGLDDAALAHKTSMIADALRAYPVSPDDPWAVLAQYGGFEMATLVGAMLAAAERDALLLIDGFIVTAAFLVAARVAPPIVERAVFSHCSEEPGHALQLLTLGVEPLLRLGLRLGEGTGAALAFPLVEAAAAFLSEMASFSSAGVATRA, encoded by the coding sequence ATGAGAGCTGCTGTTCTCCCCGTCGTCCACGATCTCGATGACGCCCTGCGGGGCCGCATCGACACCAAGACCAAGCCCCTGGGCAGCCTGGGGCGTCTCGAGGGCCTCGCCTTTCAGATCGGGCGCGTGCTCGGCACCCTCACGCCCACACTGCGCAAGCCCACCATGCTGGTGTGCGCTGGCGATCACGGCGCCGCTCGAGAGGGGGTGTCGGCCTACCCGCCTGAGGTCACCTGGCAGATGGTCGAGAACTTCCTTGCGGGAGGGGCGGCCATCAACGTCTTCGCCCGTCGGGCCGGCCTCGACGTGGTGGTGATCGATGCGGGCGTCGATCACGAATTCGGTGAACGTACGGGTCTCATCGACGCGAAGGTCGCGGCTGGCACCGCCAGCTGGACGCGCGGGCCCGCCATGACGCATGAGCAGTGTGAGACGGCCGTGGCCAACGGCGCGCGCATCGCGCGCGAGCGTCTCGATGCGGGGTGCAACGTCATGGGGTTCGGCGAGATGGGCATCGGCAACACGGCCTCGGCCACCCTCATCACCTGCGTGCTCTGCGGGGTGGCGCCCGAGGTGGCCACAGGTCGGGGAACGGGTCTCGACGACGCCGCGCTGGCCCACAAGACGTCCATGATCGCCGATGCGCTGCGTGCGTATCCTGTCTCGCCAGACGACCCGTGGGCTGTACTGGCGCAGTACGGCGGCTTCGAGATGGCCACCCTGGTGGGCGCCATGCTGGCGGCCGCCGAGCGCGACGCGCTGCTGCTCATCGACGGATTCATCGTCACCGCGGCCTTTCTCGTGGCGGCCAGGGTGGCACCGCCCATCGTCGAGCGCGCGGTGTTCAGTCACTGCTCGGAAGAGCCGGGACACGCGCTGCAGCTGCTGACCCTTGGGGTAGAGCCGCTGCTGCGCCTGGGCCTGCGCCTGGGAGAGGGGACGGGGGCGGCCCTCGCGTTCCCCCTCGTGGAGGCGGCGGCGGCGTTTCTCAGCGAGATGGCCAGCTTTTCGTCGGCGGGGGTGGCCACCCGGGCATGA